A section of the Malania oleifera isolate guangnan ecotype guangnan chromosome 2, ASM2987363v1, whole genome shotgun sequence genome encodes:
- the LOC131149493 gene encoding lysM domain receptor-like kinase 3 has protein sequence MCKSKRAVQVAEPSPAARSPRTVQSPRPRRPTRPSTSGASSSTSDPSTSNPATATATDTGTGSSWRTSASSRTSLSSLRDSLPENPHIYDFAEVRSATNNFLAKRFSPSSSAACWRCSLRRKDVIVFQRKFRRSIETAQLREMLSVVCRSHHISIIKLLGVSISGSHIYLVYDFVNGASLADCLRNPRSPDFTVLSTWVSRMQIATDLAHGLDYIHNNTGLKITLVHNHIKSNSIVVTEPSFNAKICHFGTAVLCGEATDDRAHVSPPPPSQSGGEITEIVEEESLSSKSSKFQRSDSRATQFEGARGYMSPEFRSAGVATQKSDVYAFGVVILELLSGEEPLKFKFEKERGNFTRTSVIETARAAIDGEGEGEGEGEGGGGGDDGGGGSEGRVRRWVDRRLNDSFPVEVAEEMTRLALDCVHVDSDKRPNMRRVAGKISKLYLKSRIWSDSVRLPTGISLSLAPR, from the coding sequence ATGTGCAAATCGAAAAGGGCCGTCCAAGTAGCAGAGCCCAGTCCAGCAGCTCGAAGCCCGCGAACCGTGCAATCTCCCCGACCTCGCAGGCCCACAAGACCTTCTACTTCCGGAGCTTCTTCTTCAACCTCAGATCCCTCCACCAGCAATCCCGCGACCGCCACCGCCACCGACACTGGCACAGGGTCCAGCTGGAGAACCTCCGCCTCTAGCCGAACTTCGCTCTCCAGCCTCCGCGACTCTCTGCCGGAAAACCCCCACATTTATGACTTCGCCGAGGTCCGCTCCGCCACCAACAACTTCCTCGCCAAGCGCTTCTCTCCGTCGTCGTCCGCCGCGTGCTGGCGGTGCTCACTCCGTCGTAAGGACGTAATTGTGTTCCAGCGCAAGTTCCGGCGCTCGATCGAGACGGCGCAGCTGCGAGAAATGTTGTCCGTGGTGTGCCGGAGCCACCACATTAGCATAATTAAGCTATTGGGGGTTTCGATTTCTGGAAGTCACATTTACCTTGTGTACGACTTCGTAAATGGGGCAAGCCTCGCCGACTGCCTCCGGAACCCTAGAAGCCCCGATTTCACCGTCCTCTCCACATGGGTTTCCCGCATGCAGATCGCCACCGACCTCGCGCACGGTCTCGACTACATCCACAACAACACAGGGTTGAAGATAACCCTCGTGCACAACCACATCAAGAGCAACAGCATCGTCGTCACGGAGCCTTCGTTCAACGCCAAAATATGCCACTTCGGCACGGCGGTGCTGTGCGGCGAAGCCACCGACGATCGAGCGCATGTTTCTCCTCCGCCACCGTCGCAGAGTGGCGGCGAAATCACCGAGATTGTAGAGGAGGAATCGTTGTCTTCAAAATCTTCGAAATTTCAGCGATCGGACAGCAGAGCGACGCAATTCGAAGGCGCGAGAGGGTACATGTCGCCGGAGTTTAGATCCGCGGGCGTGGCAACGCAGAAATCGGACGTGTACGCATTCGGAGTGGTGATATTGGAACTTTTATCCGGGGAAGAGCCGCTGAAATTCAAATTCGAAAAGGAGAGAGGCAATTTCACCAGAACATCGGTGATCGAGACGGCAAGAGCAGCGATAGACGGCGAAGGCGAAGGCGAAGGCGAAGGCGAAGGAGGAGGAGGCGGCGACGATGGTGGGGGAGGGAGCGAGGGAAGAGTGAGGCGGTGGGTGGACAGGAGGCTGAACGACTCGTTCCCGGTGGAGGTAGCGGAGGAGATGACGCGTCTGGCATTGGATTGCGTACACGTGGATTCGGATAAGCGGCCGAACATGCGCCGCGTGGCAGGAAAGATTTCCAAGCTTTATCTAAAGTCGAGAATTTGGTCCGACAGCGTGAGGCTTCCCACTGGTATATCACTCTCGTTGGCCCCTAGATGA